In the genome of Brienomyrus brachyistius isolate T26 chromosome 17, BBRACH_0.4, whole genome shotgun sequence, one region contains:
- the c4 gene encoding complement C4 — protein MKFALILIISLTAVSAEQPLWLITAPNVVHLDVDETVTVQLDGSTTDVTFKLYFEDQLSNKRLSSMETVLLNGNNDYQATVKLKVDSSNYQNLKKNFYVQLVAESSIFPKTRKEDIILSTRKGYIFIQTDKPIYNPGDNVHFRVFTLDQYLLPADETINIRILNSKGLIIYNNVVRSRQIYEHAIGVPDVEQAGHWKIIAWFSHYPMSNSSVEFEVKEYVLPSFEVTIKAFKPYYLLMDPSLKFSVSARYTYGKGLQGLAYIRFALVDGEGNRTYLPGLEMQNKILDGNTEITLHTDELRHKAEMQSITNIEGYHLYVAVSALETATGELEEAESLVKIVSTPYVIDLSKTKQYFIPGGEFSILATTTYPDGTVVPNAKMSATVDMISESINLEAAGNEDGEAQLTFKVPKHARSLNIKVFAEGERGKSLLSDAQMTPKLMISLSSSFLSVEVPHVTLRRGQDITVVFRDITDFNRPTHIYYMILSKGKVVQLRRVQRTELTTVRLAFSNDLVPSFRIVAYYYIKQGDNWIRVADSVWVDAQDVCEGQIEILPFKRNYKPSEILDVMVQTDRADKVALAAVDTAVYILNKQNKLTSRKMFHYMNSYDLGCSVGGGKDHLSVFLDAGLTFISNVLPKTSMRRDFGCPTEKTRQKRSTEYSRLVLDLVNSYNKREEKLCCNNGAKIHPLRYSCEARHAYTAHQSPECRRAFLRCCNEAKKKRDELRKTKRRHSIARTDSNVQEEADYNNLNIYLRSFFPQTWMWMTKDVDATGVLRHNVSVPDSITTWEVQAISISKAKGFCIAEPRPLTVFQDFFVSLKLPYSVKRNEQLEMKAVLYNYREEPLEVTVQMASVEGLCTASDERNVQVVTVPGNSAISVYFVMVPLIIGNIPIQVSAFTSDGVGDMIKKDLKVVGEGDVVSEQYEYNLDVKGAKQLDIEIPAPPSSIPGEERETYISIKGGTMGESAGNCLNLQGVNRLIQLPTGCAEQTMVKMSPAIHAIKYLDATNQWVNLGPERRDEARGMIQSGYERILSFKKDDGSYGAFQRTPSSVWLTAFIAKELIRCRPLINVEYSYILESISYLVSKQLENGAFNDPNPVYDRNMQGGVGGFEGDVSLTSFVLVTLQNSLPIYSIVQNAESTFTRMAMIKAERYLSEKLDSLQRPFAVAITAYALTLSNAQSAAAARAQRKLRSMATCADNMCHWNASEELRLSGERKAASVPQADSISIETTAYALLQTLLGDDAQFGTRIARWLTEQRQYGGGFRSTQDTVVALEALSTYSTVNNDVQQLDMNVEFCFPSGKKKVVHLASSNALTAPAFQVEPGNAIQVNLRGKGTGTLSVVQTFRTMEGISSYCDFYHLNVTLERDLKYQNNEEYDSLDDYYNYEDEDSIGEHEKMQDQDDQTLSRIEWFDLRSRRKRHAPQAETKENTVLYTVCARKTGNSTGMAVVDISLLSGLQPNLKHLGELISGTEKYIDHYDLGPNKVYLYFNKLTENEGCVGFEAKQVTPIGLVQPASAVIYDYYNPDRRCSIFYSPPTKSTMISKLCKDDVCACAEGYCPKMKVTYSKNMERSTRVNYACFAPIVDYVYVVKVNKSKDDGVFQYYTVIIDSVLQSGKDDLILNGNMREMIHRKSCNNFKMKDNAKYLVMGKDGTISDVQDANGNYHYVLSHDMWMEEIPEEWRCKASKNRKACQLLQDFLLQYELNQCRD, from the exons ATGAAGTTTGCACTGATCCTCATTATCAGCCTGACAGCAGTAAGCGCTGAACAGCCATT ATGGCTGATCACAGCCCCTAATGTCGTTCATCTGGATGTGGACGAGACCGTGACGGTCCAGCTTGACGGTTCCACCACCGATGTCACTTTCAAACTTTACTTTGAGGACCAACTGAGCAATAAGCGATTGTCAAGCATGGAAACAGTGTTACTTAACGGGAACAATGATTACCAGGCGACAGTTAAGCTCAAG GTAGATTCAAGCAATTATCagaatttgaaaaaaaatttcTATGTCCAACTGGTGGCGGAAAGTAGTATATTTCCAAAGACTCGGAAGGAAGACATCATCCTGTCCACCAGGAAAGGGTACATCTTCATCCAgacagataaacccatctacAACCCAGGGGATAACG tccaTTTCAGAGTCTTCACATTGGACCAATACCTGCTGCCAGCAGATGAAACTATCAACATAAGAATACTG AATTCCAAAGGCCTGATAATCTACAACAACGTTGTGCGATCCAGGCAGATCTATGAGCATGCGATAGGAGTACCTGACGTCGAGCA GGCTGGCCACTGGAAAATAATTGCTTGGTTTTCACATTACCCCATGTCCAATTCCAGTGTGGAATTTGAGGTCAAGGAATACG TCCTTCCATCATTTGAAGTGACCATAAAGGCCTTTAAGCCTTACTACCTACTCATGGACCCGTCATTAAAATTCAGCGTATCTGCAAG GTACACTTATGGAAAAGGTCTCCAGGGCTTAGCCTACATAAGATTTGCACTTGTGGATGGAGAAGGCAACAGGACATATCTGCCTGGTcttgaaatgcaaaataaa ATTCTGGATGGGAACACAGAAATTACTCTCCACACAGATGAGCTGCGCCacaaagcagaaatgcaaagtatCACAAACATAGAGGGCTATCACCTTTACGTTGCAGTGAGCGCGCTTGAGACTGCAA CCGGAGAGCTTGAGGAGGCAGAGAGCTTGGTGAAGATTGTTTCCACACCTTATGTGATTGATttgtcaaaaacaaaacaatatttCATACCTGGGGGCGAGTTCTCCATCTTG gctACAACAACCTACCCAGATGGAACTGTGGTCCCAAACGCCAAAATGAGTGCCACTGTGGATATGATCAGTGAGTCCATCAACCTGGAAGCAGCTGGCAATGAGGATGGGGAGGCACAACTGACTTTTAAAGTACCCAAGCATGCAAGGTCTCTGAACATAAAG GTGTTTGCTGAAGGGGAGCGTGGGAAATCTCTCCTTAGCGATGCCCAAATGACACCCAAGCTCATGATCTCACTGAGCAGCAGTTTCCTGAGTGTCGAGGTGCCCCACGTCACCCTGAGGCGGGGCCAGGATATCACTGTGGTCTTCAGAGATATCACTGACTTCAACCGGCCTACACACATCTACTACATG ATTTTGAGCAAAGGTAAAGTGGTCCAGCTAAGGAGGGTCCAGCGTACAGAGCTGACTACTGTCCGCCTGGCCTTCAGCAATGATCTTGTCCCCTCCTTCCGCATCGTGGCCTATTACTATATAAAGCAGGGAGATAACTGGATAAGGGTGGCTGATTCGGTTTGGGTGGATGCTCAGGATGTCTGTGAAGGCCAG ATAGAAATTCTGCCCTTCAAGCGCAACTACAAACCGTCAGAGATCTTGGACGTGATGGTTCAGACGGACCGTGCAGACAAGGTGGCCCTTGCAGCTGTTGACACTGCAGTGTACATTTTAAACAAGCAGAACAAGCTGACCTCTCGCAAG ATGTTTCATTACATGAACTCTTACGACCTTGGTTGTTCAGTGGGAGGGGGGAAAGACCATCTGTCAGTTTTCCTCGATGCTGGCCTTACATTCATCAGCAATGTCCTACCCAAGACCAGCATGAGGCGAG ACTTTGGTTGTCCAACAGAGAAGACACGGCAGAAAAGGTCTACTGAATACTCCAGGCTGGTCCTGGACTTAG TGAACAGCTACAACAAGCGTGAGGAGAAGCTGTGCTGTAACAATGGGGCGAAGATCCACCCCTTGCGGTACTCCTGTGAGGCACGGCACGCCTACACCGCCCACCAGTCCCCTGAGTGCAGACGGGCGTTCCTAAGATGCTGTAATGAGGCCAAAAAGAAAAGAGATGAGCTCCGGAAGACAAAGAGGAGACACAGCATCGCGAGAA CTGACAGCAATGTGCAGGAGGAAGCAGACTACAATAATCTGAACATCTACCTGCGCAGTTTCTTCCCGCAGACGTGGATGTGGATGACTAAGGATGTAGACGCTACTGGGGTTCTCAG GCACAATGTCTCAGTTCCGGACTCCATCACCACCTGGGAAGTACAAGCAATCAGCATCTCCAAAGCGAAAG GCTTCTGCATAGCTGAGCCAAGGCCACTCACGGTCTTCCAGGACTTTTTTGTGTCTCTGAAACTCCCCTATTCAGTGAAGCGAAATGAGCAGCTGGAGATGAAGGCTGTGCTGTATAACTACAGGGAGGAGCCCTTGGAG GTGACCGTGCAGATGGCTTCGGTGGAGGGCTTGTGCACTGCCAGCGATGAGAGAAATGTGCAGGTAGTGACAGTTCCCGGGAATTCCGCTATCTCTGTCTACTTCGTCATGGTGCCCTTGATCATTGGAAACATTCCCATCCAAGTGAGCGCGTTCAcctctgatggtgtgggggacatgaTAAAGAAGGACCTCAAAGTGGTG GGGGAAGGAGACGTTGTGTCTGAGCAATACGAATACAATCTTGACGTGAAAG GTGCAAAACAGCTGGATATCGAAATACCAGCCCCTCCAAGTTCGATTCCAGGCGAGGAAAGGGAGACATACATTAGCATCAAAG GCGGGACCATGGGCGAGTCTGCGGGGAACTGCCTGAATCTGCAAGGGGTGAACAGGCTCATCCAGCTGCCCACTGGCTGCGCGGAGCAAACCATGGTGAAAATGTCACCGGCCATCCATGCCATAAAGTACCTCGACGCCACCAACCAGTGGGTGAACCTGGGGCCAGAACGGCGGGATGAGGCCCGTGGGATGATCCAGAGCG GTTATGAGAGGATCCTGTCGTTTAAGAAGGACGATGGTTCTTACGGGGCTTTTCAAAGAACTCCCAGCAGCGTCTG GCTGACTGCATTCATAGCCAAAGAGCTGATTCGATGCAGACCCCTTATAAATGTGGAGTACAGCTACATCCTGGAGTCCATCTCTTATCTGGTGTCAAAGCAGCTGGAGAATGGAGCATTCAATGACCCTAACCCAGTCTACGATCGGAACATGCAG GGTGGAGTCGGTGGGTTCGAGGGAGATGTGTCCTTGACATCATTCGTGTTGGTGACCTTGCAAAACTCTCTACCGATTTACTCCATCGTGCAAAACGCGGAGAGTACATTTACG AGGATGGCGATGATAAAGGCGGAGAGGTACCTGTCGGAGAAGCTGGACTCGCTGCAGAGGCCCTTTGCTGTGGCCATCACGGCCTACGCCCTCACGCTCTCCAACGCCCAGAGTGCAGCGGCGGCACGAGCCCAGAGGAAGCTACGCTCTATGGCTACATGTGCTGACA ACATGTGCCACTGGAACGCCAGCGAGGAGCTCCGGCTGAGCGGGGAGAGGAAAGCCGCCAGTGTCCCCCAGGCTGATTCCATCTCCATAGAAACCACGGCGTATGCCCTCTTACAGACACTGCTTGGGGACGACGCACAGTTCGGCACGCGCATCGCCCGGTGGCTCACTGAGCAGCGCCAGTACGGGGGAGGGTTTCGCTCCACACAG GACACCGTTGTAGCTCTGGAAGCTCTCTCCACTTACAGCACAGTAAATAATGATGTACAGCAGCTGGACATGAACGTGGAGTTCTGCTTTCCATCAGGGAAGAAGAAGGTCGTCCATCTTGCTAGCTCGAATGCCCTAACTGCACCTGCATTCCAG GTTGAACCTGGAAATGCAATCCAAGTCAATCTGAGAGGGAAAGGAACCGGCACTTTGTCA GTTGTGCAAACTTTCAGAACAATGGAGGGAATCAGCTCCTATTGTGATTTTTATCATCTGAATGTCACCCTGGAAAGAGACTTAAAGTACCAAA ACAACGAGGAATATGACAGTCTGGACGATTACTATAACTACGAGGATGAGGATTCCATCGGGGAGCACGAGAAGATGCAGGACCAGGACGACCAAACCCTGAGCAGGATCGAATGGTTCGACCTCCGATCTCGGAGAAAGCGGCACGCCCCCCAGGCCGAGACAAAGGAGAACACAGTCCTGTACACGGTGTGTGCGAG GAAAACAGGAAACTCCACAGGAATGGCCGTGGTAGATATATCCCTGCTCAGTGGATTACAACCGAATTTAAAACACCTTGGCGAA CTCATAAGCGGAACAGAGAAATATATCGACCATTACGATTTGGGGCCAAATAAGGTGTATCTCTACTTCAACAAG CTCACAGAGAATGAAGGCTGTGTGGgttttgaagccaaacaggtGACGCCCATTGGTTTGGTGCAGCCAGCCAGTGCTGTCATCTATGACTACTACAACCCAG ACAGGAGATGCAGCATCTTCTACAGCCCCCCCACAAAGAGCACCATGATCTCCAAACTATGTAAAGATGACGTGTGTGCTTGTGCAGAGG gtTACTGCCCGAAAATGAAGGTTACTTACAGTAAGAATATGGAGAGGAGCACTCGAGTCAACTACGCCTGTTTCGCTCCCATCGTGGACTATG TCTATGTTGTCAAGGTCAACAAATCCAAAGATGACGGGGTCTTTCAGTATTACACCGTGATAATTGACAGTGTCCTTCAGTCCG GTAAAGATGACTTAATCCTAAATGGAAATATGCGTGAAATGATTCACAGAAAGAGTTGtaacaattttaaaatgaaggATAACGCCAAGTACTTGGTCATGGGTAAAGATGGAACCATCTCCGATGTGCAAGATGCCAATGGAAA CTATCATTACGTCCTTAGCCATGACATGTGGATGGAGGAGATCCCGGAGGAGTGGCGATGCAAGGCCTCAAAGAATCGCAAAGCCTGCCAGCTCCTTCAAGACTTCCTGCTGCAGTACGAGTTGAATCAGTGTAGGGACTGA